The following DNA comes from Triticum aestivum cultivar Chinese Spring chromosome 3D, IWGSC CS RefSeq v2.1, whole genome shotgun sequence.
ctccctccgccgccggcgcctcccctcgtcggagcgccgcccgccgcctgccctcaccccgccgccggccgccgcctcctccggcgccaGTCACCGCCccttcgccggatccggccggttggATGAGATCCACCGGTCCGGCGAACCAAACGCGCCCGCGCCCCGTCCCGGTTCCcgccgtcccgcgttgacttttcgcggaggtgaTTTTTCCCTAAGTCCCCAGTATTTCATAATTTATGCGCATGTTCAACTGTGTGttacttcttgcatgtagctccgattcgcgcgtgtggtatgtcaaattgttcgtctcgtgatgatcttcattttgttcaattgcaccttgttcatttgagtccatcttgataccctaatcatcgttgcaagagtgctagttgctgttattctctggttcttaacagaacttggtgatttgtcatttttgtatcatttattctatgcatcttttgagcatgagctctacatgtgttttgaagtatgccatgccatctttccagtggtgtagtccatgtatttttgtgatctctgtggtgactagcacaagcatgcaaactaggccccgtaatatttctgatttcagagacggtgatttctccaagtccttgtctgctgtaattttgttgccatgtaaacttgatgctacagagagatccatgcatattttggtgatgttcagtaaggatgttttgtagctatagttgtaattgatccattcctgtaaTTGTTTCCAATTTTAGAgcgccatagcatgactcaatcttgctctacttttgctataaaatatttctggcaggttcttaacatgatatgcaattttgccaagcttattgtagttgatccatacatgctatgctattgttcttgccatggttagcttcataaacatgccatcttgctgtaggtatgcttgttttgtcatgcattgctttgtggtgagtgcatcaagctcaccaacatgcctacatattaatatttctgccatgctctgttttctgctaagtctgtaacctgataacgaaacttgctatggttacatgcttgccatcatatcttctggtcctttttgacttatggtcagtaagggacttttgtcatatgctttgagtagattcatgccatgcctttctttgctatGTTAAGTCCCTATAGCATGTGGatatcgtgctctgaacattgcaacctgatgttatttctgccatgtccagtaatttctctaagtctgtgaactgttattatttgcaatcttgccatgtccttttgagcatgttctagtgatttctggagatagctcagtgttcatgatttgttgtgccttacctgtacatcatgtccatgccttttgttttcatgttgagttgctgtagcatattgttttgatgcttgccatatgcctagttgttgttttcgtcagattgttgctatgtattgtttggagtgtatgtgttgcaccgttgctccgttttgagcgtgctctatatgaaacttgcttagttttgcatgtagcctcatattatcatattgcatccttgttttgaggtgtttgcttgatgtttgtatgcattttgcatcaatgccatgtttaacttgttttgctcatatcttctaggccgtagctccgaatctaatgaactttatatgtaacttgactagaatgtcGTGTAGATcttcatggtgctctttaacttgctgtttaacaacttcaacttaatgcttgcTCAGTTCTGGaataatttcgaaatttgcatatgaggacttaccggatttgttatatgttgattccggcctcatttaaacttgccttgatgtgttgttcttgtatgcatcatctcttgccacgagtagcttcatatagactcgtcatgcatcattcttggttgagcGTCTTGCCTTGTTCAtgcgtggtgtgtttaccttgttgtgtgcttcttctcgatagttcccgtgtcgttgcgatcgtgaggattcgttcgtcttcgtggcttcatcttcttcatggattcgttcttcttcctagcgggatttcaggcaagatgaccgtcaccttggatctcattactatcattgctatgctagttgcttcgttctatcgctatgttgcgctacctattctcttgctcttcaagcctcccaaattgccatgaacctctaacctttgtcaccattcctagcaaaccgttgtttggctatgttaccgctttgctcagcccctcttatagcgttgctagttgcaggtgaagatgaagattgctccatgttggattatgtttatgttgggatatcacaatatctcttttatattattaatgcatctatatatttggtaaagggtggaaggctcggccttatgcctggtgttttgttccactcttgccgccctagtttccgtcataccggtgttatgttcccggattttgcgttccttacacggtcgggtgatttatgggacccccttgacagttcgccttgaataaaactcttccagcaaggcccaaccttggttttaccatttgctcagcctatttcttttccctagggagtcgctctctcgagggtcatcttattttacccccccgggccagtgcttctctaagtgttggtccgaaccgagcagcctgcggggccacctcagggaaactcgaggtctggttttactcgtagcttgacttatccggtgttgccctgagaacgagatatgtgcagctcccatcaggatgtcggcgcatcgggcggctttgctggttttgttttaccattgtcgaaatgtcttgtaaccgggattccgagactgatcgggtcttcccgggagaaggaatatccttcgttgaccgtgagagcttatcatgggctaagttgggacacccctgcagggtataaactttcgagagccgtgcccgcggttatgtggcagatgggaatttgttaatatccggttgtagagaacttgacacttgaccttaattaaaatacatcaaccgcgtgtgtagccgtgatggtctcttctcggcggagtccgggaagtgaacacggtttatgggttatgtttgacgtaagtaggagttcaggatcacttcttgatcattgctagtttcacgaccgttcctttgcttctcttctcgctctcatttgcgtaagttagccaccatacttgcttagtcgctgctgcaacctcaccactttaccctcctttcctttccctttaagctttgctagtcttgatacccatggtaatgggattgctgagtcctcgtggctcacagtttactacaccaccagttgcaggtacaggttgtgcgatgatcatgacgcgagagcgatgtttacttgtttggagttcttcttctgcttcttcttcattcaggggataggttccaggccggcagcctgggctagcagggtggatgtcgtttgagtttcagtttatgtttcatccgtagtcggatgttgatcttatgtatgtggtaatgatgtattcttgcggcatttgtatgccttgtatgtatccccaaatattatgtaatgttgatgtaatgatatccaccttgcaaaagcgtttcaatatgcggttctatccttggtggggccttcgagtctctttaggatagtatcgcatattgggcgtgacactgggcccatcgcccattgcacacctgcacgttgcgtacgcggccggaagcagacctagcccccttaatacaagtgtgagcttacggtccaatgcggcgcgcgccactcagtcgctgacgtcacgaaggcttcggctgataccacgacgtcgagtgcccataactgttcccgcgtagttggttagtgcgtataggccagtggccagactcagatcaaataccaagatctcgttaagcgtgttaattgaagtatccgcgaacgccgaccagtgccaggcccacctctctcctaggtggtctcaacttgccctgtcgctccgccataaagtaacagtcgggggccgtcgggaacccaggcccacctctaccgggatggagccacctgccccttcagcccccatctccgaacagtatcataagtaatgtaacagtataaagtatatagcatatgcccgagatcacctcccgaagtgatcacggcccagtagtatagcatggcaaacgggcaagagtgtagggccactgatggaacactagcatcctatactaagtagtaggatagcaggtaagggtaacaactgtagcaacaatgacaggctatgcagcagaataggattaactgaaagcagtaacatgctacactactctaatgcaagcagtatagagaagaataggcgatatctggtgatcatgggggggcttgcttggaagctcagccgagaaggaggggtcgtcaacaccgtagtcgtactgggtagcagcggcgttggtcttggggtctaccggagaagaagagggggaagaacagtaaatacggagcaaacaaagcatcacacaaaatataacaaggcaatacgcggtgccaggggtaaTCTAACGCGGGGATAGGTGATACcaacgaagggggaaaacatctgggaaagtatccccggtgttttgcgttttcggacagatgaaccgagggggaaagttgcgtgttcgctatgctagggatgtgtggcagacgaacgggctgcgtatccggatccgcctcgtcgttctgagcaactttcatgtacaaagtttttccatcagagctacggtttattttatattgattttaaaaagGATTTAATCAATTTTCGGAATTATCAGAATTTAATTAGAAAAGGCAATTATGATGTCAgcgtgacatcagcatgatgtcagcaggaccaaaggttgacttggtcaaccctgtaggtgggtcccgttcgtcatggTCACAGGTTAATTAATTAAACCTGGTTAATTAATTTAACCAAAATAGTAGGTTAATTAAACagcattaattaagttaattaattaattaactaattattttaattattattttttagacGTTTTGGGCCGTGGGGCCCCATGGTCAGTGGCACAGGGCCAGTGGGCGTGCGATTACGGGCGAACGGGCAGTGGGGTTCGGGCGCTGGGCGTCGGATGCCGGAGCGCTCGATGCGCGCGGTCGGGGCGCTTGAGGCGATGGCGCGGTGGCACAAGGGCAAGCCAGAGCGGGGAGGGATGCGGGAGGCCGGGGCGAGGCCAGGGGTCGAGCGGAGCAGGGGGAAAAGGGGCGGCCGGCGCGCTGAGCGCGGCGCTGCAGCGGCAGCGGGCGAGGTCGCAGGGAGCGAGGCGTGCGGGCTGCGGGGCTGGCGGCGGCCGAGCGCGACCACGGCGGCTAGGACGCAGAGGAGGCATCGGCCACGAGCAGAGAAGGGCAGGGGGCGCGGACGCGACCAAGGCGCGGGCGGCACGAGCGGGGCTCAGGGGGGGCGTGGCCAGAGCGCGACGCGGACGGCGACGGGCGCGAGCGTGCGTGGAAGGCAGCAAAGAGGGGGATGCGCTCACTTTCGTTGCAGGGGAACAGGGGGCGGCGAGGGTCGTTGTAGCCGTTGGGGAGGAAGGACGGGGACGGCTGGCGcaagggaggaggcggcgatgtAGAGGACGGCGGGGAGGCAGTCCAGCGATGGGGGGGAGGGGGCCTCCGCGCGGCGACGTCGGCCTCGGGGCGCCGCGGGTGTCGGGGGCGAGGCggggagacgacggcgatgaggcccGGCGTGTCGAGGCCgtgagccgcagcggcggcggggcagcgccggGAACGGGCGCCGGCATCGTGGGGGAGCGCGGGGCGCGGTCGTCGGGGTggatccccgatccagatcggggggagtAGGAGGAGTGAGGGGGGTCGTGGGAGGGGGCGAGTGGGGGCGGtgaggggttagggtttcggtcggtcGGAACGGGGGGTTAGTAGGctagggcgcggggtgggccggcccattcgggcggctgaggccagctgggccacttggcctagctggggggggggggctttctattttttttctattttgtattttccttctctttgatttatttttcttttctgttttggttaactgtttgggcaccaaatgagttttgtaaaatatgaaaGCTGGccacaaatcacagcacaatatatcctaccaccaaaaactagtttggggtaaatatcatttcatatttattttgtattaataaaaagaTTATTAAATAAtgtttaagtcacttatcaaatttcaataatgttgcttacaattttatcatagcctctgacttatctactatttattgaacattttagttttaatatttgaaaacttttattgtttgcttgattttgaatttgaatttgattcggtttcgaactaacgcgagattagcaacaataaccgaggtgacgtggcatcgttaacgtgggattactgtagcttaattatccgggcgtcacaaaaccTCTGTTGCCACGAATGAGACCAAACATGTAATGTGGAGGGAGATTGCGTCTGACTGCAATAAGATTATGTCTGCCGGCATTGGTGCTTTGCATGACACCATCGTCCGAAAAAACAAAGTTCGGTGTTGTCTTTTTAAATTGTTCCGTGATATAGGAGAGATTGTAATTTTGAGGAACATAGTTTCGCTAAATACACTCCGGGTCTTTCTATTGGACGTCATTTTTGGCTCCTTGAGCCTCCTGATATCAATTATATTCCGATGAACATTGTGATTGATTAATAAAGTGAAGTGTGTTTAGCTAAAAAATGAATGAGACCTCTTTCAGATCATAATTTAAAGTGTTGACTAGAAGTTCGCCGTTCTTGGAATATTTGAAGCAATCTAGTAGAATCATTTTGGATGACCAACTTGAGGGATCATTGTTATTCAGGAAAAAAAACATGAAAATATTCCAACAAAATAGAAACGTGAATAGTTCAATTATGATTGACTATCAATTTGGACACCTATAGTTTGGGGTCTTCTGACCACCATTCTCACAATAGTAGTATTCTTATAACTAAAAAAGGATGTGGATTCTGGACATAAGCGACTGAGGTTGAGGTCCTATGAAATTCACTACAAGCAAGAGTAAAATGTAAAATTAGTGTTTTTTAGTGATAGACATGATGAAGTCATCATATGCACCTAATCATCGACAAAAACATCATCTATTGAAGAATATATTTCGTCTTTATGAGAAGCGCAGGTATCAAACTTGAAGTTTGATCTCTGATGGACATTGGATACAACCACCGTTTTTTTCCGTGTACAACCACTCTTCTAGTCATTCAACTACATGTCGGCTCTCAAAAGTGAATTAAGTGCTAGTAGACAATTCTTCGTTTTTTTATCCCACActtccttcgtcccataatatgAATATGAGAGGTTATTACAGCCGATAAGCAGTGGAAAAACGATTGTACATGTTTCACGAGGTATAAATATCCAGCCCCTGATTGAATAGAAGAATAAACAAAAAAATGCATGGTAAGAATAAACAATCTATCAACTTGTGTATCTCTATCGATACAGTGGTATATACTGGAAAACCCGCTCTCCGGCCCACGGGTTTGTACGAAGAGCAAAAACGTTTGTCCgtccatgcaaaaaaaaaagttcgtccatataccctaaaaaaaaTCATCGGCGAAAAAGAATAAAGAATGTGTGTTGATGTTTTTTTTCTCTGCACTGAGGGATGAGATCGCCCGTACGGTAGATTCTACCGTAGCACAACGGAGGCGAGGAAGCTGAGCACGGCGACGGCGCCGACGGCGGAGCAGCACAAGTCGACGAGCACCTCCCGCCTTGCCTTGGACTCCTTCCTCCCCCTCTTGCTCCTTACGAACTCCTCGTACCTCCTCTTGGCCtcttctctttccttctcccctcctttcCTCGGTCCTTCCATTGCGGCTGCAAGAAGCCGCAGGCTGCCTTCGCCGCTCACCGCCGCGTTTTCGGCGTCCTCGACGGTGAGGCTGACCTCCCTAAGGTACCCGGCCTCCTCCGAGCAGGTGACTGTGGCCTCGAACTTGCTCCCGCCGAGCACCACCGCGAACCGCACCAACGTCTCGCCGGTGTACCAGTGTCTATCCACGGCCACCGCCCGCCGGCTCGACACGTTCACCGCCCGGCCGCTTCGGGGGTCCACGACGATCCAGCTGAGCTCCAAATCCGACGGAGAGAACGAGGCCGCCGGCACCGGGTCCTTGCACTCGACGGCGTCCACGCGGAACGGCGAGGTCAGGAACCACGAGGACGACGTGGAGGTCTCCACGACCCGGGAGAAGAGGGGCGCTCCCTTGTGGTACACGTCCACGGCGGAGATGAGCTCGACGGGGAGACATTGATCGGCCGCGGTGACGGAAGCAGCATCCGTGGAACTGGACGGGAAGGGGAAGGCGTCGGCGAAGAGGCGCTGCGGAGAGACGGCCGCGGAGCCGAGGATGTCGCGCCGCTGGGTCTGCAGCAGCGACGGCCACCGTGCGACGCAGAGCGCGCGCCACGTCTCCGGCTCCGCGGCGAGGGCGCGGAGGCCTGCCGTGGCGCAGCTCGCGGCGGCCAGGGACGGGCCGTCGAGGCGGCGCAGCGCGCAGGCCAGCACGTCGGCGGGCAGGTCCTCCACGGTGGTCTGCATTTTCCTGGCCTTTCGGTCGACAGCCGGAGTAGCTAGCGTAACCACAACTCCACAAGCGGCCGGAGGTCGAACAATCTCCTCCCCAGACTCCAGACGCCGAGCGGGAATGCGATGGCTAGCAATGCGACCAAGAGTTGTTTGTTTTATAGGCCTGCCGCGTGCACAACGCGCTGATGCCTTGTCGTGTCCTCCCTGTTTGGCCATGGCGAAAGTGACGCCGTGACAGCCCGACGGGCCGGGCCGGGCGCGTTCGGCCAACGGGAGAGACGACGTGCCTTGCGCGCGGGCGGCCGGTGTCGCGGGGCCGCGGACGTGCGCGCGGCGTGCCCGGAAGTTGGGGTTCCGAACAGAGAGTTTTGTCGGTGCCAGCTTCCACAGGTTAGCCCGTAGCGGCAGGCGCCGGCGAcggacgcacgcacgcacgcacgcgatCGGCAAAAATGCTACACGTACAGGCTCATTCTACAGGTTTTTACAGGTTAAAGACCATTCGCTCTTCTAATTGGCCCCCCCCTGATTTTCACCGGTGGGCCCGTGCATCTTAATCAATCCTCGGCCAATCACTATTAAGCAACCTGTAAACCTCCTGTAAAACTCCGTACGTCTAGCAAAGCTCCGCGATCGGTGTGTTTGCATGCGCGCGCGTGCCGTCCGAGCACCGGTTCCACGATCCCGCGCCGAGCATTGCTGCGGATTCTGGCCTTTCCAAATCCAAATGGAAAGAGCCGGTTGAAGCAGTTGTGTTCCTGCTGTGATTCCGACTAAAATATTGCATGCTGTAGGAACGTCTGCCAGATTGACGTGGGCACGAGACACCTGCAAGCTCCATCCGTGTCAACGTCGGATGAGCTATACAGCACAGCTAGAGCAGCAGGCTGTGCGATCAGATTGGCCTTGCGGCAAAGTATATCCTCGTTAGGTTAAGTTTTGTGGTGTGGATGAGATGGATGGCGCCTATCTCCTCCGCACTTTGTGTGTGTGGTCTGTGAAGCGTTGGCCGGCTAGTTCTTGTCGCATGTGCTATGCTCTTCTTACGTTAGCATACGTACCTCGTTTCCCCGTGACAATTCTTCTATTTTAAGCCCGAAAGCACGTCGGTTTTGTCCTATGTTCCACATTTCTTCATCCGTCATTCTCCGTTATGCTCTTAGCTGTTGTCTCCCGTACCATTCAGCGAAAACTCCAGCATCTACAGGCGGCCCTCTCAAACGCCCGGACAGACCGGCTGGTCAACCGGTCAAAGAAAAAAAGACCCAACCGAACCTCTCAAACCACAGACAAATGCCCGGGCTGACCGGTAGGCCCCGTGGCTGTTCCACAAAAATCTCGATCCGGACTCTTCGCTCCGAACCCTAGCTCACTCTCTCTAGCTTCGTCCTCTCATCCCCTCTGCGATTCCAATCCCATCCACCCTGATTCCAGCTCCAGAGCGACTCCGGCTTCGACCTCGACTACGAGGAGGAGATGACCCTCCGCATTGCGttggagcggtccaaggtggacaCCGGCGGCAGCTCCGGATTTGGAGCGTCGCCGCGGCTCCCGTGCCGGCGCATCGCGAGAGGGACGCGGCGCAGCAGTTCGCGCGCCGCCACTGCGGGATGCAGGCGGATCAGGCCGACGAGAAGGAGTGGCTCCTCATATGGGTGTATCGTCGGGCGCTCACGACGACGAAGACGAACGCTCGCCACCTCCGATGGAAGGACGCCAAGGCGCCCCAGCTTGCTATTGAGCAGTTGGAGCGGGAGGCGAAGGAGGCAGCAGCGGAGGCGGTCGGGGTCGCCAAGTTGAAGCGAGAGCAGGACAGGGCGGTCCGTCGGATGAAGGGGCTCATCATCTTCTCCGACTCCGACGACGATGGCTACACCTCCTCCTCGGACGATCAAGACCCTTCACCAGCCGTGGGCGCCTGCAGCTGCGCCGACAACCAGAAGGGCAAAGGCCCAGCAAGGAATTGGTGATCCTGCCCCCTCCTCATATGTTTATATCGTTTTTAGTTGTAGAAGTTTAAGAACTTGTCTGCTGACAAACTAAGATGATCTTTTGGATGTTGCAAAGTTTGTTAATGTCCATTTACAGCCGATCTTGTGTCCGTCGTCCAAATCCGACGCCTCATCGCTAGCCAGAAGTGAAGCTTGCACTTGGCCGGAGCCCAAGACATCCAAAGGGCTCGACCGCACGGGAACCTCTCGAGGCAAGCAAAGAACACCTGGTAAGCCGAGGTCGCAGAATATACCTCAGTCGGCGTCCACTTTCAGATTATGCGATCTGACAAAGAACACCTGGTAAGCTAATGGTCTTTGAATTCAAGTGAGGTTCAAGTGTTATGTTTGACAAACTTTGATCCAAATTCGGCCAAATGCAAACAGTGAATTGAGCTCTTTAAATGGAATTCAAAATGACCTTCAGCGATCATTCCCCCACGACCTACAACTTCACCCGCGACAAGCATGCCGTATAGGTCAAGGTTGTGGGAGCGTTCCATTAAATGTCACATTTGGGCAGCCTATATTGGAGCGGAGTTGAAtgtttggaatgagttaattcaacATATTTTGAGAAAGATGCATTTTCGTGGAACATGCGTTCGAACATCATGATGCTTTTGTGTGGTTGTTCTTATTTAACCCTTTTTTTGCGAATACTTCTTTAACCGTTCAACATCATTGGCGAATGCGATCATTGCATTGGCCAAGATGGTGACTAGTCCCGCATCAAAAGGCTGATGGGATCCTCACGAGGGGACCGGTGGCAAGGCACGCCGGCAGGCTGCATGGCATCCCCAGAAAGAGTTTTTCTACATGTGCCTTCTGCCTTACACAGATTAGGTCACATTCTTTGGAAGGGTGGTgttatttttcattttatttacCCTTCTATGCATCCGGTGGATGCTAATCTCGGCGGGCATGTTTGGTCCTACTCAGTGTTAATGGAAACAAGACAATCCAAGATGCGCGCAACTTTTCATCCCGCATTACCTTCGGTTCCGACCAACTTCGACCACCAGACCACCCCGGTCTGTCACTGGACACCACCGTGGACTCGTTCCCGCTTTCCACGCACCTCACCGCCGCCTGTAGCACGCACATCGTCATCTTGCATGACACCCTTCATTGTTGCGTCAAGGGAGTTCACCGTCGACTTGCCTCCAACTCCGTTCACTGTCTCCTTTTTCTCGCCGGTGAGGCCAGAGGTATTTATGTTTTTGGCTCAATTACATTCCTACTTTCGAAATATGTATGTGGCACACCGAATCGTTTTTGCAAAACTGCCAACCGCAATGGATACCTTCGATTTCGCATCTAGCGGTCACTGTCTCATCGTGCGCGTGTGAGCGAAGCGGAGATTGTGGACGCAGGTACTGGACAGAGAGAAGAGTTGAGAGAGATTGAGACGTGGGAGGAAGAAgcggaggagagggagaggcgacCGGGCGGGGCGCTGACTTGGCGGCGGACCGTCATCGGAGCTGGCAGCTCCATGGAAGCGCGCCAGAAGAGCTCCTCGGCCATCATGGAGTGGCCCTCGGGCGACCCCGGCTGCTCTAGCTCGTGGCTGATCTGCTACTCCACCATGGCCAGGGTGGTGATCGTCGACGGCGGCGTGGGGCTGTTCGTTGAGATGAGCAATGGTGCCGCCGACGTGGTGTAGCAGTAGTAGTAGAGGGAGATGATGGCGCtggcggcgaagccgaggaggacgACAGTGAGTAAGACAAGGAGCAGGGTGAAGGCCTTGAGCAGGCACCACGACAATAAGCAGCAGTCCTTGCGTGGCGTTAGGGGCACCACCACTCCTGCCGCCGCTTCCTCGTCCAGGACACTGCCTCGCCGAGATTTGAGCTACTTGATCGATTAGATTTCCGCGCCCCTTCCTGCAAGTTGATACGATCGAGCAGCGACAGCCACCACTGCCTTCAATTCAGTTCCTCCTCACTCCTCCCACACGTACTACTAGTCTCCTGATCCATCAATTGACGATCAACTTGCTTAACGCGCGTATGTAACAGACAATTAATTCGGATCGACGATCGATCTCTCTCTGTAGCAAGGCAGAGGCGGGACATGTCGGCTTTTCTTCATATAAGAATGTAaactttttctttctttatccgCTCTCCCCTCATTGTGATTTGTGACTGAACCTTCTTTTTGCAAAACGTTGGTGCATCTTGTGTCCTTTGGAATATCTGAACTTTACTCAATTCTTTGGTTTTCAGGGTATGTACTGTGTGAGCGTGAAATTCATACTCGGAGTGGC
Coding sequences within:
- the LOC123075065 gene encoding probable F-box protein At2g36090, translated to MAKQGGHDKASARCARGRPIKQTTLGRIASHRIPARRLESGEEIVRPPAACGVVVTLATPAVDRKARKMQTTVEDLPADVLACALRRLDGPSLAAASCATAGLRALAAEPETWRALCVARWPSLLQTQRRDILGSAAVSPQRLFADAFPFPSSSTDAASVTAADQCLPVELISAVDVYHKGAPLFSRVVETSTSSSWFLTSPFRVDAVECKDPVPAASFSPSDLELSWIVVDPRSGRAVNVSSRRAVAVDRHWYTGETLVRFAVVLGGSKFEATVTCSEEAGYLREVSLTVEDAENAAVSGEGSLRLLAAAMEGPRKGGEKEREEAKRRYEEFVRSKRGRKESKARREVLVDLCCSAVGAVAVLSFLASVVLR